One Pempheris klunzingeri isolate RE-2024b chromosome 22, fPemKlu1.hap1, whole genome shotgun sequence DNA segment encodes these proteins:
- the LOC139221699 gene encoding protein bicaudal D homolog 1-like: MAAGGAGCGETVEQCRAEVERLTRELAEANREKIRAAECGLVVLEENQSLKQQYAELEAEQEVLRLELEQLQEVGSAGAFGQAYSTQRKVAEDGETNEETLLQESASKEAYYMGRLLELQAELKHSRATASSAQADNEHLSSLLQELREQSNEMLELQRSRMREEIREYKFRESRLLQDYTELEEENISLQKLVSTLKQNQVEYEGLKHEIKVLEEETELLNSQLQDALRLKDISDAQLEEALESLKSEREQKNHLRRELVHHLSMCDVAYTGSAHLTLTSAPPSGNATPTSLLSPNAEEPTRCNGHLQGGTGAATPAGSVSRANGEYRGPGRKAEGAATSDLFSEMNLTEIQKLKQQLIMVEREKVALMSSLQESQTQLQHTQGALSEQHEKVLRLSQKVVVLRRLHRRAHLNQEAHAGAISQLKHEALMELDRDEEEADEEGRSEDDKNETLNKRQVFSYQTPGLEILQCKYRVAVTEVVELKAEVKALHDRLAQCVEGAAEEKPKRNGQLQKLERQVASLEKSCREGREKISSLESELQAAHSAASENQGALNTAQDELVTLSEELAQLYHHVCLCNNETPNRVMLDYYRQGRGLRGISASLKAMSSDNSKVLLTPRLARRLAAAAASTTSTPGESRSPSESPSKEPLSGREEREEKEGDREPSEQSLPPCTPPTRSPSISASSSSSSSSSPALEPVAELRREPMNIYNLNAIIRDQVKHLQRAVDRSLQLSRQRAAARELAPLLDKDKESCLEEILKLKSLLSTKREQIATLRLVLKANKQTAEGALANLKSKYEAEKSMVTDTMMKLRNELKALKEDAATFSSLRAMFATRCDEYVTQLDEMQRQLAAAEDEKKTLNSLLRMAIQQKLALTQRLEDLAFDQEQTHRTRGSRLARRKTSTPKVSPPASASASKLEQGSTSALAPFSLPPSGLTSLTSVLPEDPAAPLSPSLVSAAAAALASDLTSPVSPIPPRSPSSSAVPSLTGPAAPESPPSLEAPSSPSAQTPPSTPLRLAHSQWTLGVRTFVVDSHSFSVNISSPALPRSSALSRHYTPDSHTPPQSTTATRPTQPGSAPASPYRSPIVGLRRSTWSPSPRTRPFSGLSRSSVLHTPSSSSPYSSSSSYSPSSSHNYSSTHHSSSPAFTPSSSYLSSGTSASYSHSSHYTPLYPRYYSSYRPRH, from the exons GCGTTTGGCCAGGCCTACTCCACCCAGCGTAAGGTGGCAGAAGATGGGGAGACCAATGAGGAGACACTCTTGCAGGAGTCTGCCTCCAAAGAGGCCTACTATATGGGCCGCCTCCTGGAGCTCCAGGCGGAGCTGAAGCACAGTCGGGCCACCGCCTCCAGTGCTCAGGCTGACAATGAACACCTGAGCTcactgctgcaggagctgaggGAG CAGAGTAATGAGATGTTGGAGCTGCAGCGCAGCCGGATGCGAGAGGAGATCAGGGAGTACAAGTTCCGAGAGTCGCGGCTACTCCAGGACTACACCGAGCTTGAGGAGGAGAACATCTCTCTGCAGAAACTGGTGTCCACACTTAAACAGAATCAG GTGGAGTATGAAGGCCTGAAGCATGAGATCAaggtcctggaggaggagacggagctCCTCAACAGCCAGCTGCAGGACGCGCTACGTTTGAAGGACATCTCGGACGCCCAGCTGGAGGAGGCACTGGAGTCTCTGAAGAGCGAGCGCGAGCAGAAGAACCACCTGCGCAGGGAGCTGGTCCACCACCTCAGCATGTGCGATGTGGCCTACACTGGCAGTGCCCACCTGACGCTCACCTCCGCCCCACCCAGTGGCAACGCCACCCCAACATCTCTGCTCTCCCCAAACGCAGAGGAGCCAACAAG GTGTAACGGGCACCTCCAGGGTGGGACTGGAGCAGCAACACCTGCAGGGTCAGTGTCCAGAGCAAATGGGGAGTACAGAGGGCCGGGTAGGAAAGCTGAGGGGGCGGCAACGTCGGACCTCTTTAGTGAGATGAATCTGACTGAGATCCAGAAGCTCAAGCAGCAACTGATTATG gTGGAACGTGAGAAAGTGGCACTGATGAGCAGCCTGCAGGAGTCCCAGACTCAGCTCCAGCACACCCAGGGGGCCCTGAGTGAGCAGCATGAGAAGGTTCTCCGCCTCAGCCAGAAAGTTGTCGTCCTCCGGCGCCTGCATCGAAGGGCACATCTCAACCAGGAAGCCCATGCTGGTGCCATCTCTCAGCTCAAACACGAGGCCCTGATGGAGCTGGACAGGGACGAGGAAGAGGCTGACGAGGAAGGAAGAAGTGAGGATGACAAGAATGAGACACTGAACAAACGACAGGTATTTTCATACCAGACGCCGGGTCTGGAGATCCTGCAGTGCAAGTACCGTGTGGCTGTGACGGAGGTGGTGGAACTCAAGGCGGAGGTAAAAGCCCTCCATGACAGACTGGCCCAGTGTGTCGAGGGAGCAGCGGAGGAGAAGCCAAAGCGAAACGGTCAGCTCCAGAAGCTGGAGAGGCAAGTCGCCTCGTTGGAGAAGAGCTGCCGGGAGGGACGGGAGAAG ATTTCTAGCCTGGAGTCAGAGTTGCAGGCAGCTCACTCGGCAGCCAGTGAGAATCAGGGGGCGTTGAACACGGCTCAGGATGAATTGGTGACGCTGAGCGAGGAGCTCGCCCAGCTGTACCATCACGTTTGTCTGTGCAACAATGAGACGCCCAACCGCGTCATGCTGGACTACTACAG ACAAGGCAGAGGACTCAGGGGCATCAGTGCCAGTCTTAAAGCCATGTCTTCGGACAACAGCAAAGTTCTCCTCACACCACGCCTAGCCAGGAGGctggccgccgccgccgcttCGACAACCTCAACTCCCGGTGAGTCGCGGAGCCCCTCGGAGTCTCCTTCCAAGGAGCCCTTATCTGGgcgggaggagagagaggagaaggagggggacAGGGAACCGTCTGAGCAAAGCCTGCCGCCCTGCACCCCTCCGACCCGCTCACCCAGCATCAGtgcctcttcatcatcttcttcgTCGTCGTCGCCTGCCCTGGAGCCAGTCGCCGAGCTGCGCAGGGAGCCCATGAACATCTACAACCTCAACGCCATCATCAGAGACCAG gtGAAGCACCTCCAGCGGGCAGTAGACAGATCTCTCCAACTATCcagacagagagctgcagccagGGAACTGGCCCCTCTCCTGGACAAGGACAAAGAGAGCTGTTTGGAGGAGATCCTGAAGCTCAAGTCTTTGCTCAGCACCAAGAGAGAGCAGATAGCCACCCTCAGACTGGTGCTCAAGGCCAACAAGCAG ACGGCAGAGGGGGCCCTGGCCAACCTGAAGAGTAAGTATGAGGCGGAGAAGTCTATGGTGACTGACACCATGATGAAGCTGAGGAACGAGCTGAAGGCGCTGAAGGAGGACGCTgccactttctcctctctgcgGGCCATGTTTGCCACCAG GTGCGACGAGTATGTGACCCAGCTGGACGAAATGCAAAGGCAGCTGGCTGCTGCCGAGGATGAGAAGAAGACCTTGAACTCCCTCCTGCGGATGGCCATCCAGCAGAAACTGGCCCTCACTCAGCGCCTGGAGGATTTGGCCTTTGATCAAGAGCAAACACACCGCACCCGCGGGAGCAGGCTTGCCCGCAGGAAGACCAGCACCCCCAAAGTAAGTCCCCCGGCCTCGGCTTCGGCCTCCAAGCTAGAGCAAGGCTCCACATCAGCTTTGGCCCCTTTCAGCCTCCCCCCCTCTGGCCTTACTAGTCTTACGTCAGTCCTTCCTGAGGATCCCGCTGCGCCCCTTAGCCCATCCTTGGtcagtgcagctgctgcagctctggcCTCAGATCTCACTTCCCCTGTATCACCTATACCCCCCCGCAGTCCGTCATCATCCGCGGTCCCCTCACTGACTGGCCCGGCAGCGCCAGAGAGCCCCCCATCTCTGGAGGCCCCGTCCTCTCCCTCTGCACAGACCCCGCCCTCAACCCCTCTGAGGCTGGCTCACTCCCAGTGGACCCTGGGGGTGCGAACGTTTGTGGTCGACTCCCACAGTTTCAGTGTCAACATCTCGTCCCCTGCTCTGCCCCGTAGCTCGGCCCTCTCCAGGCACTACACCCCAGACTCTCACACACCTCCCCAATCCACTACGGCCACGAGGCCCACCCAGCCAGGAAGTGCCCCCGCCTCTCCCTATCGGTCCCCTATTGTGGGGCTCAGGCGCTCCACGTGGAGTCCCTCGCCCCGAACTCGGCCCTTCTCCGGCCTGTCGCGCTCTTCTGTCCTCCACACTCCTTCTTCATCCTCCCcttactcttcctcttcctcttactCCCCTTCTTCCTCCCACAATTATTCCTCCACCCACCACAGCTCCTCTCCAGCTTTCACCCCCTCCAGCTCCTACCTGTCATCTGGCACCTCCGCCTCCTACAGCCACTCCAGCCACTACACGCCCCTCTACCCCAGATACTACAGCTCTTACCGGCCACGGCACTGA